The following proteins are co-located in the Solea solea chromosome 21, fSolSol10.1, whole genome shotgun sequence genome:
- the ift140 gene encoding intraflagellar transport protein 140 homolog — protein MAVYFDHRIEAPESSAVPSHLTWHPALPVLAVASSSPTTGGNVDLYLQQGEHVEICHVQRPHQPTVLRWHPTKPVLALGWENGEVLLLTHPSGDQTVLPSIHAACVTLLEWSSFGSRLVTGDQAGALAVWKVDARGRFQGNHLVKHEYHKPLTCCIFRPVSPGVDVAMLARLSVSGDENALDMFSWKGAPLKIGPQEGLGFYVSTIDGTVHSVDEHCKTSTLLSVEGAIKKLFYLDKKEALAVITDTLTLSQYTLRPEGGAQELMKVKLSSKTGQNVDIVWTDHSLLVTATGEHIIRLWDLERDENYVLSLDETLGFEKGELINCVSYCAGKAVLSAGTSRGRIAVWRTVAQPSSTRGDTGVQWKLQTPTEIQGNVTQLQWGSSLNLLAANNSNTVLILCEHVMSAHFSQQLAAVQLTPTQLSISQFTTGTHLALQADIHIKGVCVTKDSVTVWSGKQVVVYELSGTALRHTGSFPCDSHVVAAHDENLYTVEPNRVQIRTPQGTVKQLLTFSKAEGNPVLLSVCQSYLVVGTDTAHIRVFDLSRRDAKAHCSTKNLADQIANLGALRSVKCNANGSQVSILISQVNGRPDQKVYFYDVEMDTVTHFDFFTGRPSSGLSHLEDSERQLFQGTELSGRCPVSHYWDESEPRLFVCETVPVGSESTSPSSVDMVDVSVVTLFCTQEHGLLLQDCYPKPAGLQAFLALDVPYYYFSCKPGEREPEVAAPQRQTQPSQGGSASSPHMVSRRALRDFVGLENCEKATRDAMLNFSFYLTIGDMDEAFKSIKLIKSKAVWENMARMCVKTCRLDVAHVCLGNMGNARAAKALREAETEPEPEAQVAMLAIQLGMLEDAEKLYKSCQRCDLLNNFYQASGQWQKALETAEIHDRIHLRTTYYSYAKYLESIGNKSLAIAYYENSDTHRAEVPRMLQEDVSSLEIYVNKMKDKSIYKWWAQYLESQSDMDSALHYYECAQDYLSLVRVHCYMGNIQKASEIANNTGDRAASYHLARNYEGHDDIKQAVHFYTRAQAYNNAIRLCKENGLDDQLMNLALLSNPEDMMEAACYYEEKGTHMDRAVALYHKAGYVSKALELAFTTQQFAALQSIAEDLNEKADPALLERCSDFFITHSKYEKAVELLVTAKKYPQALELCVAQNLTITEELAERMTVTDSKDLSEDARKDLLERIADCCMRQGNYHLATKKYTQAGNKPKAMRSLLKSGDTEKIIFFANVCRQKELFIMAANYLQSLDWRKDPEILKTIISFYTKGRAPDLLAGFYEACAQVEIDDYQNYEKALDALTEAAKCLSKSKDSSQGQHEVRLADLQHKVVLVKKFVHARRLYAENPGEAVQICEALLDEPELDPAVRIGDAFGFLVEHHCQQGNFQLAYKKLEELQKLLPSQNVRYYISQASLAALQKSLGVSLERGDTRHIVKEEEDEVEEDLDMP, from the exons ATGGCGGTGTATTTTGACCACCGCATTGAGGCTCCTGAAAGCAGTGCTGTGCCCTCTCACTTGACCTGGCACCCGGCTCTTCCTGTGCTCGCTGTGGCCTCAAGCAGCCCCACGACTGGAGGCAACGTAGACCTCTATCTGCAGCAG GGTGAACATGTGGAGATCTGCCACGTCCAACGTCCACACCAGCCCACGGTGCTGCGCTGGCATCCCACAAAGCCGGTGTTGGCGCTGGGCTGGGAGAACGGAGAGGTCCTGCTGCTGACTCACCCATCAGGAGATCAAACCGTTCTGCCGAGCATTCACGCAGCCTGCGTCACACTGCTGGAGTGGAGCAGCTTTGGCAGCCGCTTAGTGACCGGGGATCAG GCTGGAGCTCTGGCCGTATGGAAGGTCGACGCCAGAGGAAGATTTCAAGGAAACCATCTCGTAAAGCACGAATACCACAAACCTTTAACCTGCTGCATCTTCAGACCTGTCTCACCTGGGGT TGATGTAGCAATGTTAGCGCGACTGTCAGTGAGTGGAGACGAAAACGCTCTGGACATGTTTAGCTGGAAGGGAGCGCCGCTCAAGATCGGCCCACAAGAGGGACTGGGGTTTTACGTCAGCACTATTGACG GCACGGTCCACAGTGTGGATGAGCATTGTAAGACCAGCACACTTCTCAGTGTCGAGGGTGCAATCAAGAAACTGTTCTACCTCGATAAGAAAGAGGCGCTCGCTGTGATCACAGACACTCTGACGCTGTCACAGTACACCCTGAGACCTGAGGGAGGAGCCCAGGAGTTAATGAAG GTGAAGTTGAGCAGCAAGACTGGACAGAATGTGGACATCGTGTGGACAGATCACAGTCTCCTCGTCACAGCGACGGGCGAACACATCATCAG GCTGTGGGACCTGGAGCGAGATGAAAACTACGTTTTGTCCCTGGACGAAACGCTGGGGTTCGAGAAGGGAGAGCTGATCAACTGTGTGTCATACTGTGCAGGAAAAG CGGTCCTGTCAGCCGGCACGAGCCGTGGACGTATAGCTGTGTGGAGGACGGTGGCTCAGCCGAGCAGCACCAGAGGGGACACCGGCGTCCAGTGGAAACTACAGACGCCCACAGAAATACAGGGAAACGTCACTCAGTTACAG TGGGGCTCCAGCCTGAATCTCTTGGCCGCCAACAACTCCAACACGGTGCTCATCCTGTGCGAGCATGTGATGTCGGCGCACTTCAGCCAGCAGCTGGCAGCGGTGCAACTTACCCCGACCCAGCTCAGCATCAGTCAGTTCACCACGGGGACACACCTGGCTCTGCAGGCTGACATACACATCAagggagtgtgtgtgactaaG GACTCGGTGACGGTGTGGAGCGGCAAGCAGGTCGTCGTCTATGAGCTTTCAGGGACGGCGCTACGCCACACAG GATCGTTTCCATGTGACTCTCACGTCGTGGCTGCACACGACGAGAACCTCTACACTGTTGAGCCTAACCGGGTACAGATCCGCACTCCACAG GGCACCGTGAAGCAACTGTTGACTTTCTCCAAGGCAGAGGGAAACCCTGTGCTGCTGAGTGTGTGCCAGTCGTACCTGGTGGTCGGCACAGACACGGCACACATCAGAGTCTTTGACCTCTCGCGCAG AGATGCCAAAGCTCACTGCAGCACTAAGAATCTGGCGGACCAGATTGCCAACCTGGGTGCACTGAGGTCAGTCAAGTGTAACGCCAACGGCAGCCAAGTCAGCATCTTAATCTCTCAG GTTAATGGGCGACCGGACCAGAAAGTGTACTTCTATGACGTAGAAATGGACACGGTGACGCACTTTGACTTCTTCACTGGCAGACCATCGAGTGGCCTGTCACATCTCGAAGACAGTGAAAG GCAGCTGTTCCAGGGGACGGAGCTCAGCGGCCGCTGCCCCGTGTCACATTACTGGGACGAGAGTGAACctcgtctgtttgtgtgtgaaacgGTGCCAGTCGGCTCTGAATCGACATCGCCCAGCTCTGTGGATATG GTGGacgtgtctgtggtgacactcTTCTGTACACAGGAGCATGGGCTGCTCCTTCAGGACTGCTATCCCAAACCCGCAGGACTGCAGGCCTTCCTCGCTCTAGATGTGCCTTACTATTATTTCAGCTGCAAG CCTGGTGAGCGGGAACCAGAGGTTGCAGCACCTCAGCGTCAGACGCAGCCGTCGCAGGGAGGATCGGCGTCGTCCCCTCACATGGTGTCTAGGAGAGCTCTCAGGGACTTTGTGGGCCTGGAGAACTGTGAGAAGGCCACGCGCGACGCCATGCTCAACTTCAGCTTCTACCTCACCATCGGAGACATGGACGAAGCTTTCAAGTCCATCAAGCTCATCAAGAG CAAAGCAGTATGGGAAAACATGGCCCGGATGTGTGTGAAAACCTGCCGACTGGATGTGGCACACGTGTGCCTCGGGAATATGGGAAACGCCAGGGCAGCAAAAGCACTACGGGAGGCGGAGACTGAGCCTGAGCCAGAAGCACAAGTGGCAATGTTGGCCATTCAGCTCGGCATGCTG GAAGACGCTGAAAAGTTGTACAAGTCCTGTCAGCGCTGCGACCTTCTGAACAATTTCTACCAGGCCTCTGGTCAGTGGCAGAAAGCACTAGAGACGGCGGAAATCCACGACCGCATCCACCTGCGCACCACCTACTACAGTTACGCCAAATACCTGGAGTCCATCGGCAACAAGAGTCTGGCTATTGCATA CTATGAgaattcagacacacacagggctgAAGTACCCAGAATGCTCCAGGAAGACGTGTCGTCTCTGGAGATTTatgtaaacaaaatgaaagacaa GAGCATCTACAAGTGGTGGGCCCAGTATTTGGAGAGCCAGTCCGACATGGACTCAGCGCTGCATTATTATGAATGTGCTCAGGATTATCTCTCTCTGGTCCGAGTCCACTGCTACATGGGCAACATCCAGAAG GCGTCTGAGATCGCTAATAACACCGGCGACAGAGCGGCGTCGTACCACCTGGCCAGAAACTACGAGGGTCATGATGATATTAAACAGGCCGTCCACTTCTACACACGAGCACAGGCGTACAACAATGCCATCCGGCTTTGTAAG gagaACGGTCTGGACGACCAGCTGATGAACCTGGCTCTGCTCAGTAACCCAGAGGACATGATGGAGGCCGCCTGCTACTACGAAGAGAAGGGCACCCACATGGACCGAGCTGTCGCCCTCTACCACAAG GCTGGTTATGTGTCCAAAGCTCTGGAGTTGGCCTTCACCACACAACAGTTTGCTGCACTTCAGTCGATCGCCGAGGATCTGAACGAGAAAGCAGACCCGGCTCTCCTGGAACGCTGCTCAGACTTCTTCATTACACATTCAAAGTATGAGAAGGCTGTGGAGTTACTGGTCACGGCTAAGAAG TACCCTCAAGCCCTGGAGCTGTGCGTGGCCCAGAACCTGACGATCACAGAGGAGCTGGCCGAGAGAATGACTGTGACCGATTCAAAGGATTTGTCTGAAGACGCCCGCAAGGACCTGCTGGAGAGGATCGCTGACTGCTGCATGCGTCAGGGCAATTACCACCTGGCTACCAAGAAGTACACACAGGCCGGCAACAAGCCCAAG GCCATGAGGTCACTCCTGAAGTCAGGcgacacagagaaaatcatctTCTTTGCCAACGTTTGTCGTCAGAAGGAGCTTTTCATCATGGCTGCCAACTATCTGCAGTCTCTGGACTGGCGTAAAGATCCAGAAATCTTGAAGACTATCATTAGTTTTTACACTAAAGGCAGGGCACCGGACCTGCTCGCTGGCTTCTATGAAGCCTGTGCTCAG GTGGAGATCGACGATTACCAGAACTATGAAAAGGCGTTAGACGCTCTCACCGAAGCTGCCAAGTGTCTGTCAAAATCAAAGGACTCCTCACAAGGACAGCATGAAGTACGACTGGCTGACCTGCAGCATAAGGTCGTCCTCGTCAAGAAGTTTGTCCATGCACGCAG GTTGTACGCGGAGAATCCTGGCGAGGCTGTGCAGATATGTGAAGCTCTGCTGGACGAGCCGGAGTTAGACCCCGCTGTCAGGATTGGAGATGCGTTTGGTTTCCTGGTGGAACACCACTGTCAACAAGGCAACTTCCAATTG GCCTACAAAAAGCTGGAGGAGCTCCAGAAGCTGCTGCCATCCCAGAACGTTAGGTACTACATTAGCCAGGCGAGTCTCGCAGCCCTGCAGAAGAGTTTGGGCGTGTCCTTAGAGCGAGGTGACACCAGGCACattgtgaaggaggaggaggatgaagtaGAGGAGGATTTAGACATGCCTTAA